The DNA window AGGTCTTTTTCTAGCTTTATTGATTGAGTTTTTTTTAATTTGCTTGCCTGAAACAGATATGCTGATGCACATGGCAATAAAAAATAAAGCACTACTCATTAATATTGTTTTTGAATAATTATAGCGGGCAATTAAAAATGAAAATCCCAAAGGAGCTAAAGTACCACTAAGTCCCAGTACAATATGGAGTTGCGATAGCATTGCTTTTAGAGAAGTGTTTTTGCCTGACACTTTAGACGCAACTACTCGTGAGCTGATCACGTAAAATGAAGAAAATAATCTAAATATTAGAATCAAGCATGAAAAAATAATAATACTAATTGCATATTTTTCCGAGATTCCAAGCATTGCTGTGGAAAGTGATAAAATAAAAATTGATCCAGTAAAAACGCTAAAAACATTAAATGATAATGTGGAAGTGATAATTAAATAGCTTGCAATTGCACCAATATAGGTAGAAGCCATTAGAATAAACCCAATGTTTTTGGATTCTATTTTAAATTCAGTAGACCCAATGGATATTAAATATGGAAATATCATCTGAGTTGCTAAAGCTACAAGAAAACAACAAAAAAGAAATAAGATAGCCTTATGATTCATTACAAAGACTAAACATTTCAATTTATATGCCAAAAAAAAGCACTGATTCTCTAACAATAAGTAGAGTTATATAAATTTAGTCCAAAAATTGGACATCACGGTGTCATATTTTGGACAGTATTAATCTTGATATTCAAAAGTTATTTTTGAGATCAGTTCTTTACATTTATTCATGGCTGACTGAGCAGTATTTCCGGTGCAAATTACATAACCAACCCTATCATGAGATGATCTTACAATTGGTGTTGTATCTCCTGGTTTAAGATTAATATTGATTTCTACAACATTGGGTTCAAATTTATATTTTGTTAATCCTGAAATTGATTTTAATATTTTATTAGGTGGTATATTGAAATAACGTATTGCAGCTCCCCGCAAACTCTTAATTGACTCTGAGGGTATCTCCATAAGTTTTAAAGGCCATTTTATGGCGTAGTCATATAAATCATGTCCTGTCGATAGCCTTACAAGATTTGCAATATTATCTCCGCCATTTCGATTATGGGTTTCAATTATGTATATAGTTTTATCTTTAATTATAATTTCGGTATGAGCTAAACCATCTTTGAGTTCCATAATATCTAAAAATTTTGAAATATACTCTTGCAAATATTTATTGCTTACTGAGAGTTTAGTTGGCAATTGATGACCTATTTCAATAAACTCCCCATCATATTCATTTTTTGCGAGGGCTTTTTTTGTAACTGAAAATATCCTATGATTACCATTAAAACTAAATGTTTCTATTGAGTATTCATTGCCGTCAATATACTGTTCAACAATTAAATCTGATTCAAATATTTTTTTATTCAGTTGATGTATATCTTCCAAACAGTCTATTTTGTAGATATCTTTACTACCAGAACCTTCAGTTGGTTTTAAAATAAAAGGATAATTCTTTCCATGAATAAATCTAATTAAATCATTGAAAGAGTGTATTATACAATAATCTACATTATTAAAGCCATGTTCAGTAAGTTTTTTGCGCATTAAATGTTTATTTTTAATGCACTCAACAGACTTTATCGATGTACTGACAATATCAAGTTTTTCGTTTAATACTGCGGTGGGATAAAGACCTTTTTCAGTAATAGATAAAACATGCTCTATTTTTTGGTTTTCGTTTATTTTTTTAAGCTTTTTTAAAGTATTTGGCGAAGAATAATCTGAAACATATATTGTTTTAGGGTCAATGATCTTTAATTTTGGGTATTTTGTTTTATTATTTAAGATCAATATATAGTCAATATCAAGTAATTTTGCTCTGTCACACAACACTTCATTTGCTCCGAGGAGTACTATTAATTTTTTTCTCATAAATCTTCCTTTTGCAGCTGTTTATCCGCTATAAAATGCAAAATTAATACCAAGCAATAAAAAGTGAATTAAAGGAAATATTAATTTAGGCTAGATCGCACCGTATATTAATGCATGAACATAACCTGCTTGCAGCAACGGTTATGTTTGCCTTAATAATGAATTTTTAAAACCTTGGATTGTGTTAAATATAAAAAAACACAAAAAAAAGTAACGATTGCCCCTTGACTTATGGTCGCGGATGGTTAACTTAGCCGCAGTATTTGCAGTGCGTAAGTGCTGAGGTATGGTTTTTTTGTTAACTATTTAATTATTAAGGTTTTTTATGCCGCTTTACGATTATCAATGTTTAGACTGTGACAAGCATTTTGAAGTATTTTGTAAAGTTACTGATACAGCCAATATAAAGTGTGAGGCCTGTGGGTCTTTACAGGTTAAAAAAGCAGTATCAGCGCCTTCTTTTCAACTAAAAGGAGGGGGATGGTATAAAGATGGCTATGCCAGTGTGCCAAAGACTGATTCAAACAGTCCAAAGCCAACATCTGAAGCCAAAAGCCAAAATAATAAAAGTAGTGAAGCAAAAAATAGTAGTTAACCCTGTCAATAATAAGGATGGATGTATGAATATTAGACCTTTACACGACCGTGTTCTTGTCAAAAGACTTGACCAAGAAGAAAAAACCCAAGGGGGTATCATTATTCCTGATTCAGCAAAAGAAAAGCCTATGCAAGGTGAAGTCGTTTCTGTTGGATTGGGCAAAGTGCTAGAAGATGGTAAAACCCGAGAAATGCAAGTTAAAACTGGGGATAAAGTTTTATTTGCAAAATATGCAGGTACAGAAGTAAAAATTGGTGGCGAGAATCATTTGATTTTCAGCGAAGATGAAATCTTGGGTATCATTGAATAATAAATTTAAATTAAGTGAGGAAATAAAATGTCAGCAAAAATTATAAGTTTTGGTGAAGAGGCTAGAAAGTCTGTTCAAAACGGTGTTAACACTTTAGCCAATGCAGTAAAAGTTACTTTAGGGCCACGTGGCCGCAACGTGGTGGTTGAAAAAACCTTTGGTAGCCCAACCATTACCAAAGATGGTGTGACTGTTGCAAAAGAAATTGAAATCTCAGACAAGTTTGAAAACATGGGCGCACAAATGGTAAAAGAAGTGGCTTCAAAAACTTCTGACAGCGCCGGTGATGGAACAACAACAGCAACTGTTTTAGCCCAAGCTATTTTTCAACAAGGGTCTAAAATGGTATCAGCCGGTTCAAATCCAATGGATCTAAAGCGTGGTATCGATAAAGCAGTTGAAGCCATTGTAGGTGAATTAAAATCCATTTCTAAAACTATTTCAGAAAACAGCGAAATTGCGCAAGTGGGTACAGTTTCTGCCAACGGTGACAAAGTGATTGGTGACATCATTGCTGATGCTATGGACAAAGTGGGTAAAGAAGGCGTGATTACTGTAGAAGAAGCCAAGTCTATGGAAACAAGCTTAGATGTGGTTGAAGGTATGCAGTTTGATCGTGGTTATCTTTCTCCATATTTTGTAACCGACTCAGAAAGAATGGAATGTGTCTTAGAAGATCCATATATTCTAATTCATGAGAAAAAAATCTCTTCAATGAAAGATTTGGTTCCAGTTTTAGAGAAAATTGCTCAGTCTGGTAAACCCATTGTTATTATTGCAGAGGATATTGAAGGTGAAGCTTTAGCAACCTTGGTTGTGAATAAGCTCCGTGGTTCATTGAAATGTGCCGCAATCAAAGCACCAGGCTTTGGTGACAGAAGAAAAGCTATGTTGGAAGACATTGCTGTTTTAACTGGTGGTAAATGCATTACTGATGATTTAGGCATTAAGCTTGAAACTATCAGTGTAGAAGATCTTGGCCAAGCCAAACGCGTTGTGATTGACAAAGAAAACTCAACAATCGTTGATGGTATTGGAACCCGTGATGAAATTGATGCACGCGTTAAGCAAATCAAAAACCAAATTGAAGCTTCTTCATCTGATTATGATAGAGAAAAACTTCAAGAACGTTTGGCTAAATTGATTGGCGGCGTGGCAGTGATCAATGTGGGTGCTGCAACTGAAACTGAGATGAAAGAGAAAAAAGCAAGAGTTGAAGATGCAATGTATGCTACCAAAGCTGCTGTAGAAGAAGGTATAGTGCCTGGCGGTGGAACTGCATATATCAGATGCTTAAAAGCTCTTGATAAAATTGACGTGACAGGTGACGAGAAATTTGGTGTGGACATCATCCGTAAAGCGGTTGAAGCCCCATTGAGACAAATTGCTCATAACGCAGGTACTGAAGCGTCTATCGTTCTTGCAAATGTAGCAGAGGCTAAAGAAGCCAGCTATGGCTACAATGCAGGTACTGAAGAGTATGGTGATATGATCAAAATGGGTATCATTGATCCTACCAAAGTATCTCGTTTGGCCTTACAAAACGCAGCATCAGTAGCTTCACTGTTATTAACAACAGAAGCATTGATTGCTGAAAAACCAGAAGAAAATAAGCCAGCTGCTCCAGCTGCCCCTGATATGGGTGGCATGGGCGGAATGGGCGGCATGGGTGGAATGTACTAACATTTCATTTATGTTAAGCCTCTGATGCTTAGCTTAAAAAAGGCCGTGCTTATAAAACAGCACGGCTTTTTTTTTGCTTTGTCAGTATGCCTATAAATTAAAGCGCTGTGTATAAAAAAATATGCGTTTTTTTTAAACTTGGTATGCTTGTATCTTATGTCTTTTACGATTAATAACTGTTCTCTTGTTTTTCCTCTATATAATGAGCAAAGTAGAGTTAAACAGCTTGTTGAAAAATTAATATTAGAGATTGATGCTGCATCAAAAAATTTTGAAGTTATTTTTGTTCTGGATGGCTGTAAAGATAAAACTCTAGAGTATCTAAAAAATGCGCTTAAAGATAACGCAACCTTTGTATACAGCGTTGCAGCATTAAAAAAAAATTTGGGAAAAGGTGGAGCTATTCGCCATGGTTTTGCTTTAGCTCAATATGAAAATCTAGCGTTTTTAGATGCTGATTTATCAATTGGTATCAAAGATCTTTCTGAAGCGTTAATGCAGTTTCAACAAAATCCATCTGCAAGTTTGTTGATGGCACAAAGACAAAATGTTTTAAAAAATAAAGGGCATCAAAACCCCCAACGACGTTGGGCCAGTTTTGGGTTTCGCTGGCTGGTCTGTAAAATGTTTTTTAAAAAAATAATTGATACCCAAGCCCCTTTAAAAATTATAAAACAAAGTGCCTACAAAAAAATAGAATGTCTTTTATCTGAAAATGGATATTTATTTGATATTGATTTATATTTAGCAGCGAATATAGAGGGTTATACTACCGTTGAGTACCCAATAGCCATCTGGTTGAATAAAGATGATTCAAAAATAAGGCTGTTAAGAGATTCACTAAAAATGTTTAAAAGTTTAGTGGCTTTAAAGTACAAATACATGAAGATAAACAGTGCTAGTAGAGTTGAGTAATGGAGGAAACAGGAATGTATAGGAAAAATGGGTTTACAATTTTAGAGTTGGTTGTGGGTGTGGCTATTGTGAGTTTATTGGCAGCAGTTTCCATTTCTTCTTATCAAAAGTACGTTAAGCGAGCTAAAGAGGCTGAAGGCTACATCATGCTGCGTAAAATAGTAGACTCTGAATTGGCTTTTGCAGCAAGTCCTTTATACACAAATCAATCAGGACAAACCTGCCGTTTTTATACAGGCTTTATTCAAGTTAAATCATACCATGAAGATAATAACAATAACAATTGGTACTCCGCATTACCTCCAAAAGGTAAAAAATCAGACACCATAAGTTTTTATGGTCGAGATATGAGCGCGAATACCGTTATGCCCAATCAGTTAGGGCACTGTGCTGCTGCGCCGATGGTTACTGGTTACGGCTTATATGATGCGCCGCAACTTTTAAACTTAGGCGATTCATACCAAAGATTTGCATCCAACAGCTCTCTCCTGAAAAGTGATTACTTGGAACCAGGCTATTTTTTATATACTGCAACCAAGAGTAACTCTGTTGCTGCAGAAACAGGTTATCAACACGCATACATGGTGCAAGCGATTGCAGATTTGGATGGTGTCAGCCCAGATAGCGGAATTGGAGCGATGGAGTGGTTGGCGGATATTAATTTATCAAAAACCTATTACACCATCCTTGCCCGGGGTATTTATATTGATGCTAATGGTGAGCCAAAGGCACAACCTGGAATATATAAGCAAAGAGAGCAAGCTTATTCTGCTGCAAGCTATGAATCTTCTACATACTATGGTGGTGGATCTTCAAGCAATAACTGTGATTATCTAGAAGAAGTTTACGGTATTGATTACTGTAATAAGTACTATTAACGACAAAAGATAGGCTTTTTAAAAAAAGGTGTTTCAATGATTTGCAGGCTGCGATCATGCTCTATTTTAAACTGAGCATCATCAAAAATGAAATATTGTTTAAGTTTAGGAATCCAGGTTTTTCCTAAGTTTTTATGCTCATTAATTTTTTTAAGACCACCTTGTGACTCATTTTCAATAAATATTTTTATGTTAATTTTATGCTGCTTCAAAAGAGCTCTTATTTTTTGTTCATAAACTTCAGGTAAAATGAGTATACCCTTATTTTGATGGATGTGTTTTATAGCGCAAGCAACAGCTTCATCATCAAACTTTGGATGCATGTAATACAATTTATATTCTGATATTTTATTTGAAAACAAAATATTCTCATAAAATGTGACAAACTCCATGTCAGACAAAGAATTTCTTACTTTTGCACCAAGTTCAGCATAGAGTAATATTGGAGTTCTTAAGTTGTTATGGACTAAAGGAACGGCATAAACTGTCCACCAGTAACTTTTTGAGACGATTTGTAAGGGATGTGATGTGTTTTTCAAAGTTGCACACAAGCCTTTTTTAGCTTTTGTCGGGCAAGCAATAAAACCTATATTAAACTCGTTAAGAATTTCAACATAACCATCCAAACCAACAGACTGAAGTAGAAGGTCATTGTGGTATTTAGGGATATAAAATAAGCCGCCTGGTTTTTCCAATATCAATTGACTTCGGACAGGTTCTATCAGTTGCTGAATAACTGAGTTTTCATGGTAGCCGTTAAAATCAATTTTAATGGCACTGCGCACAGCTTGAATTTTAAGGTCAGAAGCTACTGTCCGAGCCACCCAATTATCATTAAACGTAGGTACCATAAAGACCTTGTCTTTATATATTGAATGCTGTTGCTGAAATTGACGGATGTCATGAACAAGAGCTTTGTTTTCAGTATGATAATGGCGGTTGACAAAGATTGTATTGTAATTGCTTAAAAATATGAGGCTGTTAAATCCAAGGAAAATTATACCTAATGTCAAAGGACTTACACATTTTAACTTTGATGTTTTTAAGTTGTCTTTATATTCAGCAGCTAAAACTAGAAATGTTGCAATAACCACATAAGGCCAGTATCGAGAAAATTGTATGGGTAGGTTGGTCAAAAAATTAAAGACTTCAAAGTCTCTGAGAAAATCATGGCTTAAAGTCCAAAAAATACATTGTGAAATAAATAGAAAAGCAATGGTCCAAAAAATTGTATACTTAAAGCGGCGTAAATAGAGCAAAGAAAGAATGATTAAGCAGTATGTGTAGAGTAAACTGGCTTCAATGTAGTGATATAAAGCCATGGTTTTCATTTTAGACGGTGAAAAGGTCGTGATTTTTGTAAATGGGATGAGCCAAGGGCTAATGCTTAAAAGGGCCAATATAAAAGGGATGTAGCGTTTAAACTGTTTAAGTCTGTCTGTATAGATGATGTATGCAAGGACAGATAGACTTAAGGGGAAGGCAAGAATATTTGACCAATAACATAAGCTTAAAAATAATGTTGAGGCTGCAAGATTTATCCAGTTGATATTTGAACGAATTATCAGCCTGGTAAACGTAGAAAAAAGACATGTAAATAAAAGTTGAGCATACAGGCCAACAATAATAACAGAAAAATAACTGACGCCTTTTTCAGGCATGGAGTAATCACTGAACAGAACAGCGCTTAGTGTGAGCCAAAAAAACCAAGATATATGAATATTTTCACTGTAAGGTCCTATGCAGTACTTAAACCATTGTTGGATTTCATATAAGAGGTATAAAAAACAAACAAAAATGATCATCATGCAAGCTATTGCCCAGGGCAAGCCAAAGATTATGGATAATATTGAGCATAAAATATGGAATAGGGGAGGATATTTATCGGGGAAACGGGCATTGTAGCCAATTTCTGGAACTTTATTGCTTAACAGGTTTTTTATGCCACCTTCTTTAAGTTTTTGCGTGTATATTTCACCAAACATTTGATGGGTTGGGCCATCAACACTATTGACTAAGGCATCTGGATAATAATTAACAATGGAAAAGAGGTTGGGCCCGGTGAATATAAGGATTTGTACTAAAATTAATAACAGTAAAGCTGCTCTAGACTGAACAAGGCGTGTAACAAAGTTAGATGAAAAGTGTTGTGTGAGTTTCATGATGTTAATTTCCAAAAAATCATATTATTGAAGCCATACAATTAAAATGATTTTATATGTAAAAAAAATTATAGACACAAGGTTGATGCACTTTTTAGTAAATTTAATGTATTTTTAATAAGATAAAAACGTAATTTGAAAGCTGAGCATAAATTTGTTATTCAGAGGGGTCATGACTTATAAGCAGCTCATTGAGAAATTAAGAAATGTATGTGTGTGTAACAATACCGTTGTGGATAGTACGCAGATCAAACAGTACTTTTTAGGTTTAGATAAGTCCGATGAAGATTTACAAAAAATACTCAATGAATACAGCTATGCTCAACTGCCAGTGAACGCAGTGATTCATAGAGAACAGGGGTTTGAAATTAAACTTCTGCAAACGGGAGTTGATTTTGACAGTGAAATTCATGACCATCCTTATCGAGATGTTCATGGTTATGTGGTTGAGGGAAGTATCAATATGACTGTTTTTGACTTAAAAAAGCAAGTCAACCCTGAATGCAAGCAAATAGAAAAGGTGTCTGAACAAAATTACAATGAAGGCGATTACTTTTTAATTGGTAGAGACAAAAACAACTATCATCGTGTTAAAAGTGATCAGCCAGCAGTTGTCCTTGAGCTGGTAACTCCTGCAATCACGGCCAAGTTAGATGAAGATACTTTAAAATATCAAGTTGATAAGGTGTTGGAAGGTGACCTTATTCAGGTTGTGAAACTTGATGATAATGTGGCGTAACATAGAGCTTAATCGAATAACTGCTGGGTTGTTTTTTTTCTGTATTCAAAGATTTTCATAATATCTTTAAGAATCCAGTTGCCCAGTGCAAGCAAGCCCAGCCGACCAAAAGGGATTTGATAAATGACATCGTCCAACATCAGTGTTCCCTTCGAATGGGGTTCAAATGCATGCGTATGTTCCCATTGTTTGTAAGGACCTTTTTGCTGAACATCTGTAAACGAGACATTTTTTTCCCAGGCTTTAATTAATGTCCGCCATCGTGTGGGTACACCGTGAATTTTAAGCTTGTAGTTTATTATAGTGCCTTTTGTAATGTTTGGCGTTGATTGATTGAGGACTTTAAACTCAAGCAGGGGTGGGGTGATTTTTTCTAAATTTTTTGCTTCACAAAAAAATGGAAAA is part of the bacterium genome and encodes:
- a CDS encoding ATP-grasp domain-containing protein is translated as MRKKLIVLLGANEVLCDRAKLLDIDYILILNNKTKYPKLKIIDPKTIYVSDYSSPNTLKKLKKINENQKIEHVLSITEKGLYPTAVLNEKLDIVSTSIKSVECIKNKHLMRKKLTEHGFNNVDYCIIHSFNDLIRFIHGKNYPFILKPTEGSGSKDIYKIDCLEDIHQLNKKIFESDLIVEQYIDGNEYSIETFSFNGNHRIFSVTKKALAKNEYDGEFIEIGHQLPTKLSVSNKYLQEYISKFLDIMELKDGLAHTEIIIKDKTIYIIETHNRNGGDNIANLVRLSTGHDLYDYAIKWPLKLMEIPSESIKSLRGAAIRYFNIPPNKILKSISGLTKYKFEPNVVEININLKPGDTTPIVRSSHDRVGYVICTGNTAQSAMNKCKELISKITFEYQD
- a CDS encoding prepilin-type N-terminal cleavage/methylation domain-containing protein, with the translated sequence MYRKNGFTILELVVGVAIVSLLAAVSISSYQKYVKRAKEAEGYIMLRKIVDSELAFAASPLYTNQSGQTCRFYTGFIQVKSYHEDNNNNNWYSALPPKGKKSDTISFYGRDMSANTVMPNQLGHCAAAPMVTGYGLYDAPQLLNLGDSYQRFASNSSLLKSDYLEPGYFLYTATKSNSVAAETGYQHAYMVQAIADLDGVSPDSGIGAMEWLADINLSKTYYTILARGIYIDANGEPKAQPGIYKQREQAYSAASYESSTYYGGGSSSNNCDYLEEVYGIDYCNKYY
- a CDS encoding zinc ribbon domain-containing protein, whose translation is MPLYDYQCLDCDKHFEVFCKVTDTANIKCEACGSLQVKKAVSAPSFQLKGGGWYKDGYASVPKTDSNSPKPTSEAKSQNNKSSEAKNSS
- a CDS encoding glycosyltransferase; the encoded protein is MSFTINNCSLVFPLYNEQSRVKQLVEKLILEIDAASKNFEVIFVLDGCKDKTLEYLKNALKDNATFVYSVAALKKNLGKGGAIRHGFALAQYENLAFLDADLSIGIKDLSEALMQFQQNPSASLLMAQRQNVLKNKGHQNPQRRWASFGFRWLVCKMFFKKIIDTQAPLKIIKQSAYKKIECLLSENGYLFDIDLYLAANIEGYTTVEYPIAIWLNKDDSKIRLLRDSLKMFKSLVALKYKYMKINSASRVE
- the groL gene encoding chaperonin GroEL (60 kDa chaperone family; promotes refolding of misfolded polypeptides especially under stressful conditions; forms two stacked rings of heptamers to form a barrel-shaped 14mer; ends can be capped by GroES; misfolded proteins enter the barrel where they are refolded when GroES binds) — protein: MSAKIISFGEEARKSVQNGVNTLANAVKVTLGPRGRNVVVEKTFGSPTITKDGVTVAKEIEISDKFENMGAQMVKEVASKTSDSAGDGTTTATVLAQAIFQQGSKMVSAGSNPMDLKRGIDKAVEAIVGELKSISKTISENSEIAQVGTVSANGDKVIGDIIADAMDKVGKEGVITVEEAKSMETSLDVVEGMQFDRGYLSPYFVTDSERMECVLEDPYILIHEKKISSMKDLVPVLEKIAQSGKPIVIIAEDIEGEALATLVVNKLRGSLKCAAIKAPGFGDRRKAMLEDIAVLTGGKCITDDLGIKLETISVEDLGQAKRVVIDKENSTIVDGIGTRDEIDARVKQIKNQIEASSSDYDREKLQERLAKLIGGVAVINVGAATETEMKEKKARVEDAMYATKAAVEEGIVPGGGTAYIRCLKALDKIDVTGDEKFGVDIIRKAVEAPLRQIAHNAGTEASIVLANVAEAKEASYGYNAGTEEYGDMIKMGIIDPTKVSRLALQNAASVASLLLTTEALIAEKPEENKPAAPAAPDMGGMGGMGGMGGMY
- the groES gene encoding co-chaperone GroES, producing the protein MNIRPLHDRVLVKRLDQEEKTQGGIIIPDSAKEKPMQGEVVSVGLGKVLEDGKTREMQVKTGDKVLFAKYAGTEVKIGGENHLIFSEDEILGIIE